The proteins below come from a single Iocasia fonsfrigidae genomic window:
- a CDS encoding UvrD-helicase domain-containing protein: MNKILKASAGTGKTYRLSLEYIAALLEGEYFKEIVVMTFTRKATAEIRERIIEQIEDILAKGDNSDVFLNLKGIYPQISLDIDGLQEIYREMLVNKDEINIFTIDSFINKIFRETVAPYLGVYDYQIIDNQQNQEFIEGVFKQILDNPEDFAVMEKFLSANTERFIEPYLSLITQILNNRWKFLLINYQSRGNKSLGSLTDSLDDCLDILNNIAREKDKELSEDFYVKDFKNLMEDYGREELAVKKELIIKNQNLFFNKSFWNGSKVRGKKVADLKESLELGYEQFRQQLAAYIYNKEMLPYEEEVFSFSRRIFKIYDQLKFKEGAFTHADISNYTYKYFGQEELGLIANGEISDYFYEVSGMKVKSLFIDEFQDTSILQWKIIKPLLDRADKVITVGDEKQSIYGWRGGEKELFSRLDRILDSESESLKTCYRSEREIVDFINRFFLNLPVDWDYQGVDYLPFKNGGFLEVLIGGENTLINTETKTFQKFSQEKQAAARELNQLIRVDLKREIAERIAELPSYSKVGILCRSNTDLVDIAAELDRAGIPYVLESKDSIIEHVAVKALYFLLNYLLYNDYFQLLRFLRSDLAGINNRILKYLLQNRDKIESFMNGDDIVLEYEDLGELLKEIRLMKTLPYQVLTNMIIEKTGVIKYYGDNSAALRNIYYFFELMRGFNSLVDFMTYLEENKDSDELKQLGVKGENVVSLMTIHKAKGLSFETEFFYWSPGGNRGGSSSSLEFYISFDQDFEEIEDYLLTDTKYEKIFAYLGINFAEEYAERELMEEINNLYVALSRPERNLFFYIEGPRKLTVDAQGRCWGNSSYEFYEGALLAAVKLPSLCELAERKQFGKLIVSEDLRDLVDNKIPDLSQYFRPLELTGEIVEETAEQKDYKMTLAKEIDRIEGLAVHYYLEHITYANSVEKDYAAKITKARYGNIMGFKRIEGLIRRIEEFIENNPLYFAEHWTVFTEYELSDGERTYRIDRLLLDEKAGEIMILDYKSGISREQSQLDKYKELVASKTEGSYVIKTEFLLI; this comes from the coding sequence ATGAATAAAATTCTTAAGGCCAGTGCTGGGACAGGGAAGACCTATCGGCTATCATTAGAATATATTGCTGCCCTACTGGAGGGGGAGTATTTTAAAGAAATTGTAGTGATGACCTTTACCAGGAAGGCCACTGCTGAGATTAGAGAAAGGATTATTGAGCAGATCGAGGATATTCTTGCTAAGGGTGATAATAGTGATGTTTTTCTCAATCTAAAAGGAATATACCCTCAAATTTCCCTGGATATAGATGGTCTTCAGGAGATCTACCGGGAAATGCTGGTCAATAAAGATGAGATTAATATTTTTACAATCGACAGTTTTATCAATAAAATTTTCAGGGAGACTGTTGCCCCTTATCTGGGTGTGTATGATTATCAGATTATTGATAACCAGCAGAATCAGGAGTTTATTGAAGGTGTTTTTAAGCAAATACTTGATAATCCTGAAGATTTTGCGGTGATGGAAAAATTTTTATCTGCTAACACAGAAAGGTTTATTGAACCATATCTCTCTTTAATTACGCAAATTCTAAATAATAGATGGAAGTTTTTGTTAATTAATTATCAAAGCCGGGGCAATAAAAGCTTAGGTAGTCTGACTGATAGTCTGGATGACTGTCTGGATATTCTAAATAATATAGCCCGGGAAAAGGATAAAGAGCTTTCCGAGGATTTTTATGTAAAGGATTTTAAAAATCTAATGGAAGACTACGGCAGGGAGGAACTGGCTGTTAAAAAGGAGTTGATCATTAAAAACCAGAACTTATTTTTTAATAAAAGTTTCTGGAATGGTAGTAAGGTACGCGGCAAAAAGGTTGCTGATTTGAAAGAGTCCCTTGAACTGGGCTATGAGCAATTCCGTCAGCAGCTGGCAGCCTATATCTATAATAAAGAGATGCTACCTTATGAAGAAGAGGTTTTTAGTTTTTCCCGACGTATCTTTAAGATCTATGACCAGCTTAAATTTAAAGAGGGTGCATTTACCCATGCAGATATTAGTAATTATACCTACAAATATTTCGGACAGGAGGAGTTGGGGCTAATTGCTAATGGTGAAATTAGTGATTATTTCTATGAGGTTTCAGGTATGAAAGTGAAGAGTCTTTTTATCGATGAATTTCAGGATACCAGTATTCTGCAGTGGAAGATAATTAAACCCCTCTTAGATAGGGCTGATAAAGTTATTACAGTTGGAGATGAAAAACAGTCTATTTACGGCTGGCGTGGCGGAGAAAAAGAGCTGTTTTCTCGTCTGGATAGGATACTTGATAGTGAGAGTGAGTCCCTGAAAACCTGCTACCGCAGTGAAAGAGAGATAGTCGACTTTATTAACCGTTTTTTCCTTAATCTACCTGTTGACTGGGATTATCAGGGGGTAGATTATCTACCTTTTAAAAACGGCGGTTTTCTTGAGGTGCTAATTGGGGGTGAGAATACCTTAATAAATACGGAGACAAAGACTTTTCAGAAATTTAGCCAGGAAAAACAGGCTGCAGCTCGGGAACTTAACCAGCTAATCAGGGTCGATTTGAAAAGGGAGATAGCAGAGAGGATTGCAGAGCTGCCTTCATACAGTAAAGTTGGTATCTTATGCCGCTCGAATACTGACCTGGTTGATATTGCTGCTGAACTGGATAGGGCAGGTATTCCCTATGTACTGGAGAGTAAGGATAGTATTATTGAACACGTGGCAGTTAAAGCACTTTATTTTCTTTTGAACTACCTGCTTTATAATGATTATTTTCAATTACTTAGGTTTTTACGTAGTGATCTGGCTGGTATAAATAATAGGATTTTAAAGTATTTATTACAAAATAGGGATAAAATTGAATCTTTCATGAATGGTGATGATATTGTTCTGGAGTATGAAGACTTGGGAGAGCTGCTTAAAGAAATCAGGTTGATGAAAACCCTTCCCTATCAGGTGCTGACAAATATGATTATAGAGAAGACGGGTGTTATTAAGTACTATGGTGATAATAGTGCTGCCCTGCGAAATATTTACTATTTCTTCGAATTAATGCGCGGCTTTAATTCTTTAGTGGATTTTATGACTTATTTAGAAGAAAATAAAGATAGTGATGAATTAAAACAGTTAGGGGTGAAGGGTGAAAATGTTGTCAGTCTGATGACTATCCATAAAGCTAAAGGATTATCCTTTGAGACAGAATTTTTCTACTGGTCTCCCGGGGGGAACCGAGGTGGCAGTTCCAGCAGTCTGGAGTTTTATATAAGTTTTGATCAGGATTTTGAAGAAATAGAGGATTATCTCCTAACAGATACCAAATATGAGAAGATCTTTGCTTATCTGGGGATTAATTTTGCTGAAGAATACGCTGAACGTGAACTTATGGAGGAGATTAACAATCTATATGTTGCTCTCAGCAGGCCAGAAAGGAATCTTTTTTTCTATATTGAAGGTCCCCGCAAACTTACAGTAGATGCTCAGGGCAGGTGTTGGGGAAATAGTAGTTATGAATTCTATGAAGGGGCCTTACTGGCAGCTGTTAAACTCCCTTCACTCTGTGAACTGGCAGAGAGAAAGCAGTTTGGTAAATTAATAGTAAGTGAGGACCTAAGAGATCTTGTAGATAATAAAATCCCTGATTTGAGTCAATATTTTAGGCCACTGGAGTTGACAGGGGAGATAGTAGAGGAAACGGCTGAACAAAAGGATTATAAGATGACCCTGGCAAAAGAGATTGATCGGATTGAGGGGTTGGCTGTTCATTACTACCTGGAACATATTACTTATGCAAATAGTGTTGAAAAGGATTATGCCGCTAAAATAACCAAAGCCAGATACGGTAATATTATGGGTTTTAAGAGGATAGAAGGTCTTATAAGAAGAATAGAGGAGTTTATTGAGAATAACCCCCTATATTTTGCTGAACACTGGACAGTTTTTACAGAATATGAATTAAGTGATGGCGAGAGGACATACCGTATTGATAGGCTTTTACTAGATGAAAAAGCAGGGGAAATAATGATACTGGATTATAAAAGCGGTATCAGCAGGGAACAATCACAGTTAGATAAATATAAGGAATTGGTTGCCAGTAAAACTGAGGGAAGTTATGTTATTAAGACAGAATTTCTACTTATTTAA
- a CDS encoding PD-(D/E)XK nuclease family protein, with the protein MKFSYLDYQEDLLARAVSSESPGVYVFDNFNNLLTARRYYQRPFLQEESIFLTMDDLKEKLFPTDRLILKEEKRSIFFYNLLTAEEKERLRIDNYFDVIDLAADFFKLYDEFNEYSISEIEEKIKLQDWQLEKYRILRQLRERYLSKMEDSNYTDQTLVFDFQNFDPAYFTAYREFILVNIINFTPVEKRLLAELEAAGKSVHLYLQIKWEDYNEENLQLNKLSLPEEIETEVKLYHSEEGLLQVANLLCYRELAYHGTQSLTVLDAAYNDSDYQRLLSSNRVKVKREISFIETKIYKFLESLYSILSAADLSHGFLKLEIKELLEACYFPEFCAHYRIDSNSLAALKGLAAEDYVYLTEDLIESNYHEDLAVFKLIFAEMRKIFTVKGLRELCSILEEIDFSILDDELFTDNITQYFDGLLELSSIEEIGLVDSWVNYFNSIPQGLFLLTINYLKFKKVILLDNKEKPLLEIEDLLSASHSRREELIITNASRGIIPSRTGGGFLLTEKQRAELGLPTNEERALRDKYYFFRHLFSSQRAVIYSLQNQDTNLTTSSFIEEIRLAYGLEINNLPITAWDYPTLIRSIFINEDDVLLKKLSARNRERDKLLIEEVDFPDDSYYLSYYKYQVLKDCFYKFYLSCIAQLEDEQFVFKKELSPRLLGIIVHEVFDKLITASSLANPPAIKEIRGIIEEKMAIYDLKINDYYKKYYEKILVGKIQDSIIYFFKVMGRRVNSNIRNIKTEWQIGGSKNTPFFQGDSFSLYLRGRIDLLLEFDDRKQIIDFKTGGSSLDQLDFYSLLLDEQSGSQVQVEKGIYSLMDERYLRGYPGGEMELADEITNNAKNLTVSEEYKASYKARCKDCIYLDICRVVIR; encoded by the coding sequence ATGAAATTTAGCTATCTGGATTATCAGGAAGACCTTCTTGCCAGGGCTGTCAGTAGTGAAAGCCCCGGGGTTTATGTCTTTGATAACTTTAATAATCTATTAACTGCCCGGAGGTATTATCAGCGGCCTTTTCTGCAGGAAGAGAGCATTTTTTTGACTATGGATGACTTAAAAGAGAAATTATTTCCGACAGATAGGCTTATTTTGAAAGAGGAAAAACGCAGTATTTTCTTTTATAATTTACTTACTGCTGAAGAAAAAGAAAGACTAAGAATAGATAATTACTTTGATGTGATTGACCTGGCAGCTGATTTCTTTAAACTATATGATGAATTCAATGAATATAGCATATCGGAAATAGAAGAAAAAATCAAACTACAGGATTGGCAGTTAGAAAAATATAGAATCCTGCGGCAATTGCGGGAACGTTATTTATCTAAAATGGAAGACTCTAATTATACTGACCAGACACTTGTTTTTGACTTTCAGAATTTTGATCCAGCCTATTTTACTGCTTACAGGGAGTTTATCTTGGTCAATATTATTAATTTTACTCCTGTAGAAAAAAGGCTACTAGCAGAACTGGAAGCTGCTGGTAAGTCTGTTCACCTGTATTTACAGATCAAGTGGGAGGATTATAATGAAGAGAATTTACAGCTCAATAAACTAAGCCTTCCTGAAGAAATAGAGACAGAAGTAAAACTTTACCATAGTGAGGAAGGCCTACTACAAGTGGCCAACCTTTTATGCTATAGAGAGTTAGCTTATCACGGGACTCAGTCCTTAACTGTGCTGGATGCTGCTTATAATGACAGTGATTACCAGCGTTTACTATCTTCAAATAGGGTTAAGGTAAAGAGAGAGATTAGTTTTATTGAAACCAAGATCTATAAATTCCTGGAATCACTTTATAGTATCCTGTCAGCAGCTGATCTCAGTCATGGTTTCTTAAAATTAGAGATAAAGGAATTATTGGAGGCCTGTTATTTTCCGGAGTTTTGTGCTCACTATCGAATTGATAGTAACTCTCTTGCTGCTTTAAAGGGGCTTGCTGCTGAGGATTATGTTTATCTGACAGAGGATTTAATCGAAAGCAACTATCATGAAGACCTGGCTGTCTTTAAACTTATCTTTGCCGAAATGAGGAAAATTTTTACAGTAAAAGGCCTTAGGGAGTTATGCAGCATCCTGGAGGAGATAGATTTCAGCATATTAGATGATGAATTATTCACTGATAATATTACTCAATATTTTGATGGGCTTTTAGAACTTAGTTCTATTGAAGAAATTGGGCTAGTTGATTCCTGGGTAAATTACTTTAATAGTATTCCCCAGGGCCTTTTTCTTCTGACTATAAATTACCTGAAGTTTAAGAAAGTAATATTGCTGGATAATAAAGAAAAACCCTTGCTGGAGATTGAAGACCTGCTGTCAGCTTCACACAGCAGGAGGGAAGAACTAATTATTACTAATGCCTCCCGAGGAATTATTCCTTCCCGGACAGGGGGCGGGTTTCTTCTTACTGAGAAACAGCGGGCAGAACTCGGTCTGCCGACTAATGAAGAAAGGGCTTTAAGGGATAAATATTATTTCTTCCGCCATCTTTTTAGCAGTCAAAGAGCTGTGATTTATAGTCTGCAGAATCAGGACACTAATCTAACGACCAGCTCTTTTATTGAAGAGATAAGGCTGGCTTATGGTCTGGAAATCAATAATTTACCTATTACAGCCTGGGATTATCCCACTCTTATCAGGAGTATTTTTATTAATGAAGATGATGTTTTGCTTAAAAAGCTGTCAGCCAGGAACAGGGAAAGGGATAAATTATTGATAGAAGAGGTGGACTTTCCAGATGATAGTTATTATCTAAGTTATTATAAATATCAGGTTTTAAAGGATTGCTTTTATAAATTCTATCTCAGCTGTATTGCTCAACTGGAGGATGAACAGTTTGTATTCAAGAAAGAACTGAGTCCCAGGTTACTGGGTATAATTGTACATGAGGTATTTGACAAGCTAATTACTGCCAGCAGTTTAGCTAATCCACCAGCCATTAAAGAGATTAGAGGAATTATTGAAGAGAAGATGGCCATATATGATCTAAAGATTAATGATTACTATAAAAAATACTATGAAAAAATACTGGTAGGGAAAATTCAGGACTCTATCATTTATTTTTTTAAGGTTATGGGAAGAAGGGTTAATAGTAATATCAGGAATATAAAAACAGAATGGCAGATTGGCGGTTCTAAGAACACCCCTTTTTTCCAGGGTGATAGTTTTAGCCTTTATCTCAGAGGGAGAATAGACCTTCTACTTGAGTTTGATGACAGAAAACAGATTATTGATTTTAAAACCGGTGGTAGTAGTTTAGATCAGCTTGATTTCTATTCACTACTGCTAGATGAGCAATCAGGGTCACAGGTTCAAGTAGAAAAAGGGATTTATTCACTTATGGATGAAAGATACCTGCGAGGTTATCCTGGTGGTGAAATGGAACTGGCAGATGAAATTACCAATAATGCTAAAAATTTGACTGTCAGTGAGGAATATAAAGCCAGTTATAAAGCAAGATGTAAGGATTGTATCTATCTGGATATCTGTAGGGTGGTGATCAGATGA